CCTGCTTCATCCTCCTTGCTAACTGGGGGATTGACACCAACAAAAGGGGATGCTCCTCCATAGTTGGGAGCATATCCAAATCTCATCCAACCTGGAAGTCCTGTAGCGTAGAACATATTTCTATATCCCCTGCCCCGGCCTCCACCGCCAAAATATCCTCTCCCCCCAAAGCCTCTGGCGCCTACAGGATTCGCATACCCAGGCATGTTATATCCTGCACAATATCCTGCCGCTCTTCCTGTCATTGGCCCAAAACCAACTGGACCTGTCCCATCACCTCCTGGCATAGCAATCACCTCCTTTAATAATAAATTATCACTTAATATTGATCTTTGATCTTGATTCAATAAAAAATATTATCTTATCCTATACTCCAAAAGAATAACCTTATCAAACCCTATACGTCTATTTTAAAGATGCATAAATCGTGCTAACTATAAAAAAGAAAACGCATAAAAATAAAAATAATTTGTTCTATTAAGAAATCTTAAAAATATGATGAGATGAATGGCGGGATATGGCTAGAATTTAAAAAAACTAACCCTTTTTAGTAAAAAAACAGGAAGCAAAGATATAGAGGCAGAGACTATACTATATAAATAATTACGGAAAGATATATTATTGCAATATGCAATATAAAACAACAAAACGAATTGCAACTTGCATTGAGAATTCACTATTGGGAATACATTGCTGTAATCATGAATAAATCAATACATCTCAGTGCAGGATTGAGAAATTAAAAAATAAATACTCAGATATTATACATACCATATTTCTCCTGTTTTTCTCTACAACGTTTCACTAGGTCTTCCAATGTAATAGAATTAAGCACCTGTGCAATCATCTTACCTACCTCAACCCAGATATCCCTTGTTACACATATTGATTCCCGTTTACATGAAGATGGATTATTGACACACTCAACAAGATCGAATCTTCCTTCCAAAGCCTCTACAATCTCTTTAAGTGTAATCTCTGCTGGATGCCTTGCTAATATATATCCACCCTGAGCACCGCGAAAGGAATTGACAAAACCAGCACTCTTAACAGTAATCATTATCTGACTTAAATATTTCTCTGATATCTCCTCATTTTTAGCAATATCCTTTAAAAAAACCGGACCTTTACCATAATGTAGTCCCAACTCAAGTAACAACCTTGTACCATATCGTGCCCGTGTCGATATTTTCATCTGCAGACCTCGTATTTACTATTATATCAATAGATTTACTATAAGCTTTAATATTTTTTGTAAAGTAATTCTTTATATATCAAATTATTTTTTCTGAAAAGAAATTTTTAGATAGGAATAATAATTTTAGAATTTTACAAGAAGCATCCCATAGCTTAAATTGATACCTACAATTAGATTTGTGTCTCGCAAATTCCAGAACATTTTGAGATAATATGGTTTCACCATTGCTATACCCTCTTGCCATCAAGGATTGAATAATGAAATGGTGGATTGTTGGAGGAGGAGGAGGAGGAGGAGGAGGAGGAGAAATCATCTTCCATTATTTTATTGTATTAAACCCACCATCTCATTATTCCAATTGGGGATGAGACATCTTACTCCTTTATCAGTAAAGGTTATGAATACCTTTTAACAGTGGCAATCTTTTTCAGGCCTCTACAATAGAGAAGCCTGAGGACCCTACTTATCTTTCCATTAATTGAAGGAGAATATGGATACCATCCAAAGTCTTTATTTAATCCTAATCTGTCTATAACAACACTCTGAGTATTACAGAAATTTCTTATTCCTTCAGGGCCGTGACGCATTGACAATCCACTTTCTTTGAGACCTCCAAAAGGCAATTCCATTACCATATAACTTGACAGAACATCGTTTATACATACAAAGCCTGACTGTATTCCGCGAGCAAGTTTGCGCCCCTTTCTTTTGTCTTTTGTCCATATGCTTGAACCAAGACCATAGCAGGAATCGTTAGCTAAGTTTATAGCCTCTTCCTCATCCCTAACCCTTTGAATAGCTA
Above is a genomic segment from Spirochaetota bacterium containing:
- a CDS encoding Rrf2 family transcriptional regulator; the protein is MKISTRARYGTRLLLELGLHYGKGPVFLKDIAKNEEISEKYLSQIMITVKSAGFVNSFRGAQGGYILARHPAEITLKEIVEALEGRFDLVECVNNPSSCKRESICVTRDIWVEVGKMIAQVLNSITLEDLVKRCREKQEKYGMYNI
- a CDS encoding DUF5320 domain-containing protein: MPGGDGTGPVGFGPMTGRAAGYCAGYNMPGYANPVGARGFGGRGYFGGGGRGRGYRNMFYATGLPGWMRFGYAPNYGGASPFVGVNPPVSKEDEAGFLREQANYFQRALDDINNRLDELEKAKNE